One part of the Tolypothrix sp. NIES-4075 genome encodes these proteins:
- a CDS encoding Tex family protein gives MLNIPLILATELDLKLYQVQNALSLLAEGATIPFIARYRKERTDEMNEVQLRDVADRYTYLQELEERKAAILKAIAEQGKLTDELKAKIEFCLQKTELEDLYLPYRPKRRTRATIAREKGLEPLAEFIKSLNVKNGVAASLEEEAAKYISESLGVKTAEEALKGAADILAEEVAEKAFLRAYVREYLLEEGVFVSRIKDKYPEGTTKFEMYRDYKIRVPNIAPHNMLALCRGEAEEILQFEISFDEDVVLSYLESQEIHSKQRVIRNFYQDMLKDAFNRLMKTSLISEVISEKKLYADIESIKTFETNLRELLLGAPAGMKPTLAIDPGFRTGCKVAVLDETGQFLEYQAVFPHQAAEQRAKAAQTIKKLMEKYKIELIAIGNGTASRETEEFVSEVLQTMERKPIKVMVNESGASIYSASKLAGEEFPDLDVTVRGAISIGRRLQDPLAELVKIDPKSIGVGQYQHDVDQKLLKKKLDETVESCVNYVGVDLNTASKELLTFVSGITSTVANNIVKYRNENGAFKNRRQLLKVPKLGPKAFEQAAGFLRIRGGDNPLDNTAVHPESYAVVQAIASDLGLPLQQVTQIAEKLQKTNLKKYVTDAIGEPTLRDIKSELEKPGRDPRAEFKYATFKEGIKEISDLKTGMELEGIVTNVANFGAFVDIGVHQDGLVHISQLADRFVDDPNKVVKVGQVVKVRVMEVNEKLKRIGLSMKAVKQ, from the coding sequence ATGCTGAACATTCCACTAATTTTGGCAACTGAACTAGACCTTAAACTTTATCAGGTGCAAAACGCGCTCTCCCTATTAGCGGAGGGTGCGACTATTCCCTTTATTGCACGTTACCGCAAAGAGCGCACCGACGAAATGAATGAAGTGCAATTGCGTGATGTTGCTGATAGGTATACTTACTTACAAGAACTGGAAGAAAGGAAAGCGGCGATTTTGAAAGCGATCGCCGAACAAGGTAAACTGACTGATGAACTGAAAGCAAAAATTGAATTCTGCTTACAAAAAACTGAGCTTGAGGATTTATACTTACCCTATCGACCAAAGCGACGCACCCGTGCCACCATCGCTAGAGAAAAGGGACTCGAACCTTTAGCGGAGTTTATCAAGTCGCTAAATGTTAAAAATGGTGTAGCAGCTTCACTAGAAGAAGAAGCAGCCAAGTATATTTCTGAAAGTTTGGGAGTGAAGACAGCAGAAGAAGCACTTAAAGGCGCTGCTGACATTTTAGCAGAAGAGGTAGCAGAAAAAGCTTTTTTGCGTGCATATGTGCGCGAATATTTGTTAGAAGAAGGAGTATTTGTCTCTCGCATCAAAGATAAATATCCCGAAGGGACAACCAAGTTTGAAATGTACCGCGACTATAAAATTCGCGTGCCAAATATCGCACCGCATAATATGCTGGCTTTGTGTCGCGGTGAAGCTGAAGAAATATTACAGTTTGAAATTTCCTTTGATGAAGATGTGGTACTTTCTTACTTAGAGTCGCAGGAAATTCACTCAAAGCAGCGTGTAATTAGAAATTTTTATCAGGATATGCTGAAAGACGCATTCAATCGCCTGATGAAAACATCTTTGATAAGTGAGGTAATTTCCGAAAAGAAACTTTACGCAGATATTGAGTCCATCAAAACATTTGAAACGAATCTGCGAGAGTTACTGCTAGGAGCGCCGGCGGGAATGAAACCAACTTTGGCGATAGATCCGGGGTTTAGAACTGGATGTAAAGTTGCAGTACTCGACGAAACGGGGCAATTTTTAGAATATCAAGCGGTGTTTCCCCACCAAGCAGCAGAACAACGTGCTAAAGCTGCACAAACCATCAAAAAGTTGATGGAAAAATATAAGATAGAATTGATTGCGATCGGTAATGGTACAGCTTCGCGAGAGACAGAAGAATTTGTCTCAGAAGTTTTGCAAACAATGGAACGCAAACCAATTAAAGTGATGGTAAATGAGTCGGGTGCATCTATATATTCTGCCAGCAAACTTGCAGGTGAAGAGTTCCCCGATTTAGATGTTACTGTACGCGGTGCAATTAGTATCGGACGCCGTTTGCAAGATCCACTAGCGGAACTTGTGAAAATAGACCCGAAATCTATTGGTGTGGGACAATATCAACACGATGTCGATCAAAAGTTGTTGAAAAAGAAGTTAGATGAAACTGTAGAAAGCTGTGTAAACTATGTTGGCGTGGATTTGAACACCGCATCAAAGGAACTTCTAACTTTTGTATCGGGAATTACCTCAACCGTGGCGAATAATATTGTTAAATATCGTAATGAAAACGGTGCATTTAAAAATCGCCGCCAACTGTTGAAAGTTCCCAAATTGGGACCAAAAGCCTTTGAACAAGCAGCGGGTTTTCTTCGCATTCGCGGTGGTGACAACCCTTTAGATAATACCGCAGTGCATCCAGAAAGTTACGCAGTTGTGCAGGCGATCGCCTCCGATTTAGGTTTACCCTTACAACAGGTAACGCAAATTGCCGAAAAGTTGCAAAAAACCAACTTAAAAAAATACGTCACCGACGCGATCGGCGAACCCACGCTGCGTGACATCAAAAGCGAACTAGAAAAGCCAGGAAGAGATCCGCGTGCTGAATTTAAGTATGCCACCTTCAAAGAAGGAATCAAAGAAATTTCTGATTTAAAAACAGGGATGGAATTAGAAGGTATCGTTACCAATGTCGCCAACTTCGGCGCATTTGTCGATATCGGTGTGCATCAAGATGGTTTGGTGCATATATCCCAACTTGCTGATAGATTCGTAGACGATCCCAATAAAGTCGTAAAAGTTGGACAAGTCGTGAAAGTGCGAGTTATGGAAGTTAACGAAAAATTAAAACGGATTGGTTTGTCAATGAAGGCTGTGAAACAGTAG
- a CDS encoding ester cyclase, with protein MSTIEDNKIIARRWLELINEHKIEEICSMTAPTWTMHGGAPEMPPGPEGVRKLFNTIGPIEQKWTIEDVIAEGNKVVVRATNTCVQESFFGIPAHGQQQTFTAMFIHSIADGKITETWRNADDLGRLFQLGARISPGTSEDFLQK; from the coding sequence ATGTCTACCATTGAGGACAACAAAATAATTGCTCGACGGTGGCTGGAACTCATCAACGAACACAAAATCGAGGAAATCTGCTCGATGACTGCCCCAACTTGGACGATGCACGGTGGGGCGCCAGAAATGCCCCCAGGACCTGAAGGAGTTCGCAAACTCTTTAATACAATCGGACCTATCGAGCAGAAATGGACGATTGAAGACGTAATTGCTGAGGGTAACAAAGTTGTCGTGCGTGCGACTAACACCTGCGTCCAGGAAAGTTTCTTTGGGATACCCGCTCATGGTCAGCAGCAAACGTTCACGGCTATGTTTATTCATTCGATTGCTGACGGTAAGATAACTGAAACCTGGCGAAACGCTGATGATCTTGGGCGGCTTTTTCAGCTTGGTGCTAGGATTTCGCCGGGAACGTCAGAAGACTTCTTGCAGAAGTAG
- a CDS encoding type II toxin-antitoxin system HicB family antitoxin — protein sequence MKFNVTIDRDEDGVWIIECPSIPGCVSQGQTKEEAIENIKDAIAACLQVRAERGLPLTVETQQVEVVV from the coding sequence ATGAAATTCAATGTAACCATTGATCGTGACGAAGATGGGGTTTGGATTATAGAGTGTCCTAGTATTCCTGGTTGTGTTAGTCAAGGTCAAACAAAAGAGGAAGCTATTGAAAATATCAAGGATGCGATCGCTGCTTGCCTTCAAGTCCGCGCAGAACGTGGTTTACCGCTCACTGTGGAGACTCAGCAAGTCGAGGTTGTCGTGTAG
- a CDS encoding type II toxin-antitoxin system HicA family toxin, giving the protein MASVPVLSGREVVRVFESFGWEFARQSASHIILVKEGETATLSVPDHREVAKELCVVSFVLLG; this is encoded by the coding sequence ATGGCATCTGTTCCTGTTCTCAGTGGACGTGAAGTTGTTCGTGTATTTGAATCCTTTGGTTGGGAATTTGCGCGTCAAAGTGCGAGCCATATCATCCTGGTTAAGGAAGGTGAAACAGCAACACTATCTGTCCCAGATCATCGTGAGGTAGCAAAGGAACTCTGCGTAGTCTCATTCGTACTGCTGGGCTAA
- a CDS encoding DUF6678 family protein has translation MLQFHKYWFNIIDVLRFFPCKTRVKWTQNSEPTQWEDSLFIPVHNYLETGKLGPVPMREVEWVEVDPIEIHHIGRLVADRQVDHLEDLVHTLSQRGIAFQQVEQYLRFDPHVSQHTSCTEQTGDRSY, from the coding sequence ATGTTACAGTTCCATAAATATTGGTTCAACATAATCGACGTACTACGATTTTTCCCTTGCAAAACTCGCGTAAAGTGGACTCAAAATTCTGAACCAACGCAGTGGGAAGATTCACTTTTTATTCCTGTGCATAACTATCTTGAAACAGGCAAATTGGGTCCCGTACCGATGCGTGAAGTTGAGTGGGTAGAAGTTGACCCGATTGAGATTCATCACATAGGACGACTGGTGGCAGATCGCCAAGTTGACCACCTTGAAGATTTAGTTCATACACTGAGTCAAAGAGGTATTGCATTCCAACAGGTTGAGCAATACTTACGATTTGATCCACATGTAAGTCAACACACCTCATGCACTGAGCAAACAGGCGATCGCTCATACTAA
- a CDS encoding 2Fe-2S iron-sulfur cluster-binding protein, producing the protein MAVYKVRLINSAIGLDRTIEVPQDQYILDIAEDIGIRLPSGCKQGECSVCVAKLISGEVDQSEQKFLRQQEIQAGYTITCVAYPLSDCTLETHQEQVLYKSSLYLKSEATLADDTSNNI; encoded by the coding sequence ATGGCAGTTTATAAAGTTCGACTTATCAATTCTGCAATTGGGTTAGATCGCACAATTGAAGTACCGCAAGACCAATATATCCTTGATATAGCCGAAGACATCGGTATCCGCTTACCATCTGGGTGCAAACAAGGAGAATGTTCCGTTTGTGTCGCTAAACTCATCAGTGGTGAAGTCGATCAAAGTGAGCAAAAATTTTTGCGTCAGCAAGAAATCCAAGCTGGATATACGATTACCTGTGTAGCTTACCCCTTGTCTGATTGCACTTTAGAAACTCATCAAGAACAAGTCTTGTATAAATCATCGCTTTACTTGAAATCAGAGGCGACTTTAGCAGACGATACAAGCAATAATATCTAA
- a CDS encoding phage holin family protein has product MLGTFFITLATALSLLIVDLVVPGVNIANFPAALIAALVIGLIYSSVKPVLSTLSLPLNFLTFGAFSLIVNGVCFTLAAFLAPGFSVHGILGFILGPVVLSFANTFISKYFAEKNLALTSGDVKTQGELPSR; this is encoded by the coding sequence TTGTTAGGAACCTTTTTTATAACGCTAGCTACAGCCTTAAGTCTGCTAATTGTTGATTTAGTTGTGCCCGGTGTTAATATAGCTAACTTTCCAGCTGCTTTAATTGCTGCTTTAGTAATTGGTTTAATTTATAGTTCAGTTAAGCCAGTTCTGTCTACCTTATCTTTACCGCTTAACTTCTTAACGTTTGGAGCATTTTCTCTAATTGTAAACGGTGTGTGTTTTACATTAGCAGCATTTTTGGCTCCTGGTTTTAGCGTTCACGGAATTCTCGGTTTTATTCTCGGTCCAGTTGTTTTATCTTTTGCTAACACTTTCATTAGCAAGTACTTTGCTGAGAAAAATCTGGCTTTGACTAGCGGTGACGTTAAAACCCAAGGTGAATTACCTTCAAGGTAA
- a CDS encoding YqaE/Pmp3 family membrane protein, with product MKLVRFLLGLIVPPLGVFLTVGVGPTLLINVLLTLLGWLPGSIHAVWVIAKREEALDRQEPI from the coding sequence ATGAAATTAGTTCGTTTTCTTCTTGGTCTGATTGTGCCTCCGTTAGGCGTGTTTTTAACAGTTGGTGTTGGTCCCACTTTGCTGATTAACGTTTTGTTAACTCTTCTCGGTTGGCTTCCCGGTAGTATTCATGCAGTTTGGGTGATTGCTAAACGCGAAGAAGCTTTGGATAGACAGGAACCGATTTAG
- a CDS encoding histidine kinase, with amino-acid sequence MPNNIKEQITTDIKQAKEAGQLRADRIREIVKSAVSQVTSEFKEGSTELRTIVREAVSTVIENLQEKGSEVKEEVTASIEGALEAVNSKRHEVIAKTQAEMKQLQAKLDNEEEQLQQEIDGILTEVEQTGKENANSKTVVDSAVNTIKNSDEAALLKKRYAQLQAQLAIVRANLAARYGGRGEEVKGYLDEAKTWYDKARPQAESVAQQVAQQRSQLEDKLGEAGSSIAKKERQVKLILRELLSTAVNSFKEHSDKSHK; translated from the coding sequence ATGCCTAACAATATCAAAGAACAAATTACAACCGACATCAAACAAGCCAAAGAAGCCGGACAACTTAGAGCCGATCGCATTCGAGAAATTGTCAAATCCGCAGTTTCTCAAGTCACCTCTGAGTTTAAAGAAGGTTCCACAGAACTTCGCACGATTGTCAGAGAAGCTGTTTCTACCGTAATTGAAAACTTACAAGAAAAAGGTAGCGAAGTTAAAGAAGAAGTGACAGCCTCAATTGAAGGAGCGCTGGAAGCTGTTAATAGCAAAAGACACGAAGTCATTGCTAAAACTCAAGCAGAAATGAAGCAACTCCAAGCTAAATTGGATAATGAAGAAGAACAACTTCAGCAAGAAATTGATGGCATTTTAACAGAAGTGGAACAGACAGGCAAAGAAAATGCTAATAGCAAAACTGTCGTTGACTCGGCTGTAAACACTATCAAAAACAGCGATGAAGCGGCATTATTAAAGAAACGTTACGCTCAATTGCAAGCGCAGCTAGCCATTGTCAGAGCTAACTTAGCCGCACGTTACGGTGGACGCGGTGAAGAAGTTAAAGGCTATCTAGACGAGGCTAAGACCTGGTATGATAAAGCTCGTCCGCAAGCGGAATCTGTAGCACAACAGGTAGCACAACAGCGATCGCAATTAGAAGATAAACTTGGTGAAGCTGGTTCTTCCATCGCTAAAAAAGAACGTCAGGTGAAACTAATCTTGCGCGAGTTGCTGTCAACAGCGGTTAATTCTTTTAAAGAACATTCTGATAAATCTCACAAATAG
- the petJ gene encoding cytochrome c6 PetJ, which yields MIILLILILLNLNFISPALADDINGTQIFSVHCAGCHINGSNIIRRGKNLKMKALKKNHMDSIEAIASIVTNGKNNMSAYKDRLTEQQIQDVAAYVLEQAEKNWR from the coding sequence GTGATAATATTACTTATATTAATATTATTAAATCTTAACTTCATATCTCCGGCTTTAGCAGACGATATTAATGGCACACAAATTTTTAGCGTTCATTGCGCTGGATGCCATATTAATGGTAGCAATATTATCAGGCGGGGTAAGAACTTGAAAATGAAAGCGCTCAAGAAAAATCATATGGATTCAATCGAGGCGATCGCATCCATCGTAACTAACGGCAAAAACAATATGTCGGCTTACAAAGACCGCTTAACTGAACAGCAAATTCAAGATGTAGCTGCATACGTTCTCGAACAAGCAGAAAAAAACTGGCGTTAA
- a CDS encoding aldo/keto reductase has protein sequence MVLPTSSRLQFTSDLNICRILNGMWQVSGGHGRIDRSTAIETMFKYMDAGFTTWDLADHYGPAEDFIGEFRRQLIASRGKEALSNIQAFTKWVPRPGKMTKKLVEENINISLIRMDVESLDLMQFHWWEYRDKNYLDALKYMTELQTEGKIKHLALTNFDTEHLQIITEAGIKIVSNQVQFSLVDRRPEVKMIKFCQEHDIKLFTYGTVCGGLLSQKYLGKPEPRSSYLETVSLRKYKNMIDAWGGWSLFQELLSTLKQIADKHNVSISNVAVRYILDKPSIGGVIVGARLGVSEHIEDNARVFNLTLDAEDSLRLNSISRNSRDLYQIIGDCGDEYRK, from the coding sequence ATGGTATTACCAACATCAAGTCGTCTACAATTCACTTCTGATTTAAACATTTGCCGGATCTTAAATGGAATGTGGCAAGTTTCCGGGGGACACGGACGCATTGACCGATCCACCGCCATCGAAACAATGTTTAAATATATGGATGCGGGCTTTACTACTTGGGATTTAGCAGACCATTATGGTCCAGCGGAAGACTTTATTGGTGAGTTTCGCCGTCAATTAATTGCTAGTCGTGGCAAAGAAGCTTTATCTAATATACAAGCTTTCACAAAATGGGTTCCTCGACCTGGAAAAATGACTAAAAAACTGGTGGAGGAAAATATCAATATTTCCCTGATAAGAATGGATGTGGAATCATTAGATTTAATGCAGTTTCACTGGTGGGAATATAGAGATAAAAACTATTTAGATGCCCTCAAATATATGACAGAACTTCAAACTGAGGGAAAAATTAAGCATTTAGCTTTGACAAACTTTGATACTGAACATTTACAAATCATTACCGAAGCAGGTATCAAAATAGTTTCTAACCAAGTGCAATTTTCTTTAGTTGACCGTCGTCCGGAAGTGAAAATGATTAAGTTTTGTCAAGAACACGACATCAAACTTTTTACTTACGGCACAGTTTGCGGTGGTTTATTATCACAAAAGTATTTAGGTAAACCGGAACCGCGAAGCTCTTACCTTGAAACGGTAAGCTTAAGAAAATACAAAAATATGATAGATGCGTGGGGTGGTTGGAGTTTATTTCAAGAATTGCTTTCTACATTGAAACAAATTGCTGATAAGCATAATGTGAGTATTTCTAATGTAGCAGTGCGTTACATCTTAGATAAGCCGAGTATAGGGGGTGTAATTGTCGGTGCGAGACTTGGTGTTTCTGAACATATAGAAGATAATGCCAGAGTGTTTAACTTAACACTTGATGCTGAGGATAGCTTAAGACTTAATTCTATATCTCGCAATTCACGCGATTTGTATCAAATCATCGGCGATTGTGGCGATGAATATAGAAAATGA